The Setaria italica strain Yugu1 chromosome IX, Setaria_italica_v2.0, whole genome shotgun sequence genome has a window encoding:
- the LOC101775531 gene encoding cytochrome P450 89A2 produces the protein MEEESTAWSTSPLLLLGTLLSLVASLLFLLRRAHGCRNATPASKGQLPPGPPALVFLAKFLALRRSIFDLGPILRELHTRYGPVISVRHFRTVVFVADRRIAHRVLVQGGTTFADRPPLFDPGRLLYTAGARDMSSSPYGPYWRLLRRNLAEALHPARVSLYAPARRAALDVLVADLLRARGGDDSNPVLLRPAFRLALFQMLVYMGLSARLDAEVLDEVQDILLKILRSITCFPIFSFFPAITKKIFRKRWEAYVAVSRRLDEILLPLIQARRAARRGDDPPCYVDSILALRLPDEGDRPLTDAEVVSLCSEFLNAGTDTTVTLLEWIMAELVNHPDVQAKVYEEVKSKPELNDDDLQEARYLKAVVMEGLRLHPPAHFVLPHGLQSDAEIAGYTVPKGAEVNVLLGEFGRDEKVWTAPLEFRPERFLDGGEGFDVDITGSKEIKMMPFGAGRRMCPGYTLGMLQVEFFVGSLVRELEWLPLAEGEAVDMTERLDFTVVMKHSLRARIIPRN, from the coding sequence GCTCCCTCCCGGCCCGCCGGCGCTGGTCTTCCTCGCCAAATTCTTGGCGCTCCGACGATCGATCTTCGACCTCGGCCCGATCCTCCGCGAGCTGCACACGCGCTACGGCCCCGTCATCTCCGTCCGCCATTTCCGCACGGTGGTCTTCGTCGCCGACCGCCGTATAGCGCACCGCGTCCTAGTGCAGGGCGGCACCACCTTCGCCGACCGCCCACCCCTCTTCGATCCGGGACGCCTCCTCTACACCGCCGGGGCGCGCGACATGAGCAGCTCGCCCTACGGCCCCTActggcgcctcctccgccgaAACCTCGCCGAGGCACTGCACCCCGCCCGCGTCAGCCTCTacgcgccggcgaggcgggcggcgcTGGACGTGCTCGTGGCCGACCTcctccgcgcgcgcggcggcgacgattcGAACCCCGTCCTGCTGAGGCCGGCGTTCCGGCTCGCCTTGTTCCAGATGCTCGTGTACATGGGCCTCAGCGCGAGGCTCGACGCGGAGGTGCTCGACGAAGTCCAGGACATACTGCTGAAAATCCTCCGGTCCATCACCTGCTTCCccatcttctccttcttcccggCGATCACCAAGAAGATCTTCCGCAAGCGGTGGGAGGCCTACGTCGCCGTGAGCCGCAGGCTGGACGAGATCCTTCTCCCGCTCATCCAAGCTAGGCGTGCGGCGCGGCGTGGCGACGACCCGCCATGCTACGTGGACTCCATCCTCGCGCTGCGCCTGCCCGACGAGGGCGACCGCCCGCTCACGGACGCCGAGGTGGTCAGCCTCTGCTCCGAGTTCCTGAACGCCGGCACGGACACGACGGTGACGTTGCTGGAGTGGATCATGGCGGAGTTGGTCAACCACCCCGACGTCCAAGCCAAGGTGTACGAGGAGGTGAAATCCAAACCGGAGCTCAACGACGACGACCTCCAGGAAGCGCGGTACTTGAAGGCCGTGGTGATGGAGGGCCTCCGCCTGCACCCACCGGCGCACTTCGTTCTCCCGCACGGCCTGCAGAGCGACGCGGAGATCGCCGGCTACACGGTGCCCAAGGGCGCCGAGGTGAACGTCCTGCTTGGAGAGTTCGGCCGCGATGAGAAGGTGTGGACGGCACCGCTGGAGTTCCGGCCAGAGCGATTtttggacggcggcgaggggttCGACGTGGACATCACGGGGAGcaaggagatcaagatgatgcctTTCGGTGCCGGGCGACGGATGTGCCCGGGGTACACGCTGGGGATGCTGCAGGTGGAGTTCTTCGTGGGGAGCCTCGTGAGGGAGCTGGAGTGGCTGCCACtggcggagggggaggccgTCGACATGACGGAGAGGCTGGATTTCACAGTTGTCATGAAGCACTCGCTCCGGGCTCGCATCATACCGAggaattga